The nucleotide window GAGCGAAGCCCCCCCGGAGGTGCCCTGTGAATCGTCGACGAACCAGGGATGCCTAGAACGCTCACGCTCGGACGCCGAACTCCTCGCGGCCGCGGCGGTCCCCCGTCGTCGGGCGGTCCTGGCGACGCTCCGCGACCACGGAGAGTTCGCCATGAGCGACCTGGCGACCCACGTGGTCGCGCGCGAGGAGGGAGTCGCGACGGACGAGGTGACGGACGCACGGCGCAACCGGGCGCTCACGGGACTTCACCACCAGCACGTGCCGGCGCTCGCCGACACCGGCCTCGTCGTGTACCAGCACGACGAGGAGGAGCCCCGCGTCGGACCCGCGGTCTGGCTCGCGGACGACCCCACCTTCGACGCCATCGAATCGGCGTTCGCGACGGGACGGACGGACGAGGTCGTCGACACGCTCCTGGCGGACTCCGCCCGGGAACTCGTCGTCTCGATCCTCCGGGAGCACGAGGGGGCGTTCGCGCTCGACGACCTCGCGTCGGCGGTCGCGGCCGTCGGGCGAACGGCCGGCTCCCCGCCCCCGGAGCGGGCGGTCACGTCCGCGGTCGCCTCGCTCCACCACGTCCACCTGCCGAAGCTCGACGACGTCGGCATCGTCGAGTACGACGCCGCGGAGCGAACCGTCGAGTTCGAGTCGGTCCCCGAGATCTACGACCTCGTCGTCGAGGGGACGAGCAACGTCGCCGTGTCGGACCCGAGCGAGTAACGACGTCGCCCTGGACAGCGAGTAACGACGTCGCCCTGGACAGCGAGTAACGACGTCGCCCGGCGGACGGGAGAGGCGTCGAACCGGGGCAGAACCGGTCACTCGACGTCCAGGTCGGCGAGCGCGAGCCGCCAGGCGTCGGGGTCAGTGAGGTCGCGGCCGTCGACGTGCCACTTCGGGTCGCCGTCGGCCGCGAGCGGCCGAACGACCTGCGTCGTCCGGGTCGCTACCCGCGAGAGGGGGAACGCGTCGTCGCGCAGGAACCCCCGAGCGCGAAGCACCTCCTCGTGGACTGACGACGAAGCTTTCAGGAGGTCGACGTCCCGGTAGTCCCGCACGAGGTCCGCGAGCAGCGCAGCGATCGCGTCCGACTCCCTTTCCCCCTCCCGCATCGGCTGGACGTCGAGTAGTTGCGTGCACGTGTACCCGTCGAGGTGCTCCGTGGCGGCGACGACGGCGGCGACCGGGTCGCCGTCCCGACGCGCGAGGTACGTCGTCGTCTCCCAGCGCGGGTTGTCGAAGCGCCACTCGTAGAACGCCCGGTCGCGGGGGACGGAGATCCGGTCCGGTCGGGCGTCCGCCGTGAGGGTCGCGAGTTCCGCGACCGGAACCGACTCGTGTCGCTCGACCGTGAAGTCGTCGACGCTCCCCCTGAGCCGGTCGCGGACGCGGAGCCAGCCGTGGAGCAACGGCTCGGTCACTCCCGCCACGACGGTGCTTCCGGGGAGGTCGCTCGTCTCCTTCTTCTGGGTCACCACTGCGCTCGGGTTCTGCATCCGGTACGCCTGCGGGAAGGGGCCGACCACCCGCCAGTCGAACTTCCGGAGCCCCGGGAGGAGCATCTCGCTCGGGAAGTTGAACAGCAGGTCCGCCCGCGCCGAGTAGCGGTCGATGAGCCGCTCGGTCATCCGCGTGAACAACCCTCGACGCCGGTGGTCGGGGTCGACGATCCAGTCGACCGGCTGGTAGGCGAACAGGTCGCGGTCCCCGAACTGAAGCGGGAGCGGGAGCAGCGGTTCGGCGCCGACGAGGTCGCCGTCCCGCTCCGCGACGACCATCTCGACGTCCGTCGCGTACGGGTTCTCCTCGAACCGCCACTCGAACCAGTCCGCCCCCTTCGTTCGCCCCCACACGCGCTCGTACAGCGAGAGGAACCCATCCCTGTCGTCCGGGCGGTAGGATCGGACGTCGTAATCGTTCCGTTCCTCGACGGAGGCGGTCATGGGCCTCTACGTACCGCATCCGATGGGTTTAGTAATCGGAGCTTACCTCAGTGGCGCCTCGACGGTCGGGATGTCACCAGCCGGTAGGTGTTCCCGTCGGGCGGTCGCGCCGCTACAAATGGGGTTTGCCGGCCATCGAGTCCGTTAGCTCCGGAACCGTCCGTGAGGTAAGCCTACCTTGTCGAGCGGAGCGAACGATATCAACCAGACACAATCGTCGAAATCGTCGGAAAGGGTACGATGAGTGAGGAACCGTGCGACCCCGAAAAGCGCCCTCCGAACGGCCGATCCGATCTCAGTACCGCGAGGGGAGGTACGCCAGCCCGATCATGAAGATGGAGATGAGGCCGCTCAGCAGCGTGACGCCCCAGAGCCCGTCCTTGTGCGTCTTGTAGTCGGTCGACTCCTGCTGGTAGGCCTGATACTGGTCGAACTGCTGGGTGAGCACCATCGTCTCGTTGTCCGGGAAGTAGGCGAAGTACGTGGTCGAGCCGACCGTGACGTTCGCCCGATCCTCGACCTCGACCTCGTTCGTCTGCGGGGCGGTCCACGCGAGCGTCGCGCCGCTGGAGTTGACGGTGTCGACGGTCGCCGTGTTGTTCTCAACGTTCGGCACCTCGTCGCCCTGCGAGTAGGTGCGCTCCTCCGGGGCGGGGAAGTACTCGTCGGCGGGGATCAGCTCCCGCGAGCCGTTCCCGTTGGCCGAGCGGACGACGTACTCCTGGCCGTCGACGGTGGTCGTCTGGTTCTCGACGGCGGAGTCGTTCTGGAGGATCGCCTGGCGGTTCTGTACCTCGCTGAGCGTGACGCTCTCGTTCTGGCCGGTCGGGACGGTGACGTTCCAGTCCTGGCCGTCGTAGGTGACGGTCGACCCGTTCTCCCACGTCAGCGTCTGCCGGGCCGAGGTGTTCGTCCAGTTGAGGGCGCCCGAGCGCTCCAGGGTCTCGCCGCCACCGCCGCCGTGGCCGCCGCCCCCACCGCCGGACATCTCGGCTTCGATGCTCTGGACGTTGTACTCGGTTCCGTCGACGGTGAAGCTCTCCCCCTGCTGGAGCGTGTGCTCGGGGTTCTCCACCGAGAAGTGCGGCGCGCTCGCGGTGGCGATGAGGGAGAACGACACCGCGCCCACGACGAGGAAGAACGCGACGTAGACGGCGGCGGCGCGTCGTTGCATACGGGGAGGACGGGGCGCCCGGCGTTTAACCGTTACTTTCTGTGAGGACGACCGCGACGGTCCGGTCGTCCATCGACTCTGACCCGACCGTCTACCCGCCCCGTCACGACCGCATCCACTGGCTCCGCCCGCCCGGGGCTTTTTTGCGAATCGGCGGTGAGGTCCAGGTATGGACTTCGATATCGGCGGGAACGCGGCGCTCGTGACGGCATCGAGCAGCGGGCTCGGGAAGGCGAGCGCACTGGCGCTGGCACGCGAGGGTGCGAACGTCGTGATGAACGGCCGGGACGAGGAGCGCCTGGAGGCGGCCGTCGAGGACGTCGCCGCGGAGGCGACGGACGGCGCGACGGTCGTCGGGCAACCTGCCGACCTCACGGACGAGGCGGAGGTCGCGGCGCTGGTCGAACGGACCGTCGACGAGTTCGGCGGGCTCGACCACCTCGTGACGAGCGCGGGCGGGCCGCCCGCCGGCCCGTTCCTCGAGACGACCGACGAGGACTGGTACGAGGCGTACGACCTGCTCGTGATGAGCGTCGTCAGGCTCGTGCGCGAGGCGGCTGACCCGCTGCGCGCGGACGGCGGCGGCACCATCGTGAACATCACCTCCCGGAGCGTGAAGGAGGCCATCGACAACCTCGTGCTCTCGAACTCCGTCCGGATGAGCGTCGTCGGACTCGAGAAGACGCTCTCGACGGAACTCGCCCCCGAGGTCCGGTCGAACGCGGTGCTCCCCGGCTCGCACGAGACCTCGCGCATCGAGAACCTGATGGAGGACGCCGTCGAGCGCGGCGACTACGACTCCTACGATGAGGCGCTGGCGGCCCGCGGCGAGGAGGTCCCGCTCGGGCGCATCGGCGACCCGATCGAACTGGGCAACGTCGTGGCGTTCCTCTCCTCGCCGAAGTCCGGGTTCGTCAACGGCGTCGCCATCCCCATCGACGGCGGCTCGGGCGCGTCGAATCTCTAACCTCATCCGTCGGTTTCTCGTTTCGTACTCTCTGATCTGAGCGACTGTTTGGGCGGTTCTGTACGGCCCGAAGCGCATCTGGCTCTGTACGCGACACGAACGCCTCGAAAGCCTCCGGCTTCCGCGGTCGTCACCCCGGTAGCAGTCAAACACCATCCGACCAAATGGATCGTAACTACCCAACCGACACGACCATTGAATACCGGCGAGTGCCCTCTCTACTCCATGAAGCCGGTCGACTTCGACGAGGCCGAGACGTACGAACCCGACGAGGGCTGGCAGCGGCGCGCGCTCGCCGGCAGCGACCAGTTCAGCTTCGAGTGGTTCGAGAAGCCGCCGGGCCACTCCTCGCCGATGCACGATCACGGGAACGAACAGGTGTGCATGGTCCTGCGGGGGGAACTCACCATCCACACCGAGGACGACTCGGTGACGCTCGGGCAGTACGACTCGGTGCTGCTGGAGTCGTCGGAGCCCCACCGCGTCGAGAACACGGGCGACGAACTGGCCGTCGGCCTGGACGTGTTCGCGCCGGGGCGCTCGTTCGACTTCTGGACCGACCGCGAGGACGACGCGGGGGACGAGGAGGAGGCCGGGGAAGCAGACGACGGCGAGCGGGAGGCGGGCGAGTAGATGCAGTACCTCGCCCGGAGCGCCGACGGTCGGCCGCTCGTCGGCGACGAGGAGGGGTTCGTCCCGCTCCAGGCCGCCTACCCGGACGCGTCGAGCGTCCGCGACGTCCTCCCGCGGGCACCGGGCGGCCTGCGCGACCTCGACGACGTCCCTGCCGGGCGGATGCCCCGCGAGAACCTGTCGTTCGGCCCGTTCGTCGGGGAGCCGGGGAAGCTGTTCGGCATCGGGCTCAACTACGCCGACCACGCCGCGGACCTCTCAGAGGACCCGCCGGAAGAGCCGGCGAGCTTCTTCAAGCCGAGCAGCGCGGTGACCGGCCCGGGCGGTCCGATCCGCCTGCCGCCCGAGTCGCAGTCGGAGCGCGTCACCGCCGAGGCCGAACTCGCGGTCGTCATCGGCCGGACGTGCCGGAACGTGAGCGTCGACGAGGCCGACGAGGTGATCGCGGGGTTCGCGCCGATCATCGACATGACCGCCGAGGACGTGCTCGAACGGAACCCGCGGTTCCTCACGCGGGCGAAGAGCTACGACACGTTCCTCGTGCTCGGCCCGCACCTCGCAGTTCCCGGCCCCGGGATGGACCTCGAGGACGTGGAGGTACGGACGGTCGTCGACGACGCCGTCGAGTCGCGCAACGTCGTCGCGAACATGCACTTCTCGCCGCGCGAGCTCGTGGCGTTCCACTCGAACGTGATGACGCTCGAACCCGGCGACGTCGTCTCCACGGGCACGCCGGGTGCCCACCCCATCGACCCCGGTGACCGAGTCCGCGCCGAGGTGGACGAGGTCGGGACGGTGGCTGCGGACGTCGTTCGGTAGCGCGGTTCTTTCGTCCCTGGTCGCTTCCTGGTAACTTTCCGTCATATAAATATCAAATGGCATTCTCGTGAAAACAACTATATTCCGTCCTGCGAATTGTTAACGCGGTATGTCAGACCACGGCACGAACCGGCGGGCGTTTCTGGTGACGGCAGGCGCGACGGGGCTGGCCGCGACGGCCGGCTGCATGGGATTCGGCGGAGACGGTGGCGGTGGTGGCGGCGGTGGTAGCGAGGACTTCCTCTCGACCGCGGAGGGGCTGGGGCTCGCGAACAACTGGCAGCAGCGCCGTATCGGCGCCGCGGACAGCTGGCCCATCGAAGCGCGCCGGCAGGTTCCCGACCGCCAGAGCGCCACGACCTGGACGGACAGCGAGGCGTTCCAGAGCGCCGTCGAGAACGACGTGTGGACGCCGCCGGAGGGGTGGCAGGACACCGCCGCCGGCGACGTGGACACGCTCCAGATCCTCAACCACGGCGCGGCGAACATGGAGTTCGACCCCGCGACACTGGCCGCCCACGAGATGTTCACCGAGAAAACGGGGATCGAGCTGGACGTCATCGAGATCGGCGTCGACCAGGCGAACACGCGCGAGCAGCAGTTCCTCTCGTCCGAGGAGCCGAGCCCGCACGCGTTCAACGTCGACGGGATCCTCGTTCCGGTGTTCGTCGAGCAGGGCTACCTCGAGGCCACGGACGTCCTCTACCCGGAGGGTGGGTACGAACCGTACATCCCGGCGCTCCAGAGCCTCGTCCAGTGGGACCTGGACCCCCAGTACGAGGGGACCCACACCTTCGGCTACCCGAACATCGGCGAGGCGAGCATGGGCCACCTCCGGACGGACCTCGTCGAGGAGCAGGGGATCGACCCCTCGCGGTTCCAGGGCGAGTGGTCCTGGGACCTCCTCGAGGAGCTCGGCGAGGCGTTCAAGGGGACCGACCTGAACGCCTTCGCGTACTACGCCGGCACCTCGACGTACCTGGCGTACTCGTTCCGGGAGCTCCTCTTCCAGCAGGGCGGGCGCATGGTCCAGGACGACGGCACGGTCGTGATGAACTCCCCGGAGGCCGTCCGCGTCATCCAGAAGATGAAGGAGTGGCGCGACGCGGGCTACGTCCCCAGCGACGTCATCTCGTACGGCGAGGGGGATATCGTGGATCTGATGGCGTCGGGACAGCTGGCGTACACGACCGCGTTCAGCGACTTCATCCCGCGGCTGCTCCAGGAGTACGAGGCCGGTTCCCAGTACCAGGTCGTCGTCCCGCCGGCTGCCAACGCGGGGCCGTCGCCGACCCAGGCGGGACTCGTCGCGCCGAACACGACGAGCATCAACCGGTTCTCGGACACCGGCCACAAGCTGGCCTCGATGCTGTACGGCGACCTGAAACTGAGCTACTTCACCCAGTGGCTCGAGTTCACCTACGAGGGGAACATCTCGTACATGGACCAGGTCTACACCGACTCGGCGGAGAACGACTTCGTCACGTTCGGGGAGGTTATGGGGAACGCCATCGAGAACGGCGTCCTCGAGCTCTTCCCGCAGATGGCCTCGGTGTTCCAGCAGATGCTCTCGCCGGCCCAGCGGGCGATCCAGGGCGAGATGTCCCCGCAGGAGGCGATGGACCAGGTGCAGAGCTTCGTGGACTCCGAGGTCAACAACTGATGACCTGGAGGTATTCACCGACCCGCCATGGCCACTGAGGAGTTCGAGGGCGAGGTCGGCCCCCACGGCGGCGGCCTCACCGGCACGATCTCCGACTGGGTGAACGACCACATCCGGACGGTGCTGCTCGGCCCGTCGCTAGTAGCGCTGTTCCTCGTGTTCATCTACCCGGCGGTGATGCTGCTGTGGCTGTCGCTCCAGAACACGCGCGGCTTCGGCGAGACGTTCGAACCGGCGTACAACTACGGGCGCATCTTCGGCGACCCGACGTTCTGGAACGCGGTCGAGAACACGCTCGTCTACTCGTTCGGCTCGCTCGTCGTCTCGGTGGGCGCCGGGCTGATCGTCGCGCTCGCGCTGAACAAGCTCGTCAACCAGCGGTTGCGGGACGCCTACTCGACGCTCATCCTCATCTCGTGGGCGGTGCCGCTGTCCATCGTCGGCGTCACCTGGCAGTGGATGTTCAACGGCGAGCTGGGGGTCGTCAACAAGGTCCTCATCGACCTCGGGGTACTCGACGCCGGGTACTCCTGGCTGTCGAACTCCGTGTCCGCGATGATCGTCGTCATCCTCGCCGACTCGTGGTCGCGCATCCCGTTCGCGACCATCGTGCTGCTCGCGGGACTCCAGTCCATCCCGCAGGACATGTACGACGCCGCGAAGACCGACGGCGCGACGACGTGGCAGACGTTCCGGCACGTCACGCTACCGTACCTGCGGCCGTCGTTCTTCGTCGCCGGGCTCATCACCTGGATGTTCGCGTTCCGCGCGTTCGCCATCCCGTTCTCGACGACGGGCGGCGGGCCGGGCGGCGCGACCGAGACCCTCGCCATCTACATCCACCGCTTCGGCATCCAGTTGCTCGACTACGGGTTCGCCTCGGCGGTCTCAGTGTTCCTCGTCGCGGTGACGCTGCTCGTCGCCACGGGGTACGTCTACTTCATCCTCGCACGGATGCAGGAGATCGAGGTGTAACATGGCGGGGGCAGACTTCACCGTCGAGAAGTACCGGCGTCGACAGCGAATGTGGGACGCCGTCGAGAGCCGGTACGTCGTTCATCTGGTGCTGTTCGCGGCCGTGTTCTTCACCATCTCGCCGCTGGTGTGGCAGCTCATCACGTCGTTCAAGACCTCGCAGGGCGTCCTCGCGCTGACGTACCTGCCGCTGGACCCGACGATCGCAGCCTACGAGCGGGCGCTCATCGATCGGGGGTTCTGGCGCGCGGTCGTGAACAGCGTGATCATCGCCTCCGTGTCGACGGCGATCGTGATGGTGCTCGGGACGCCGGCCGGCTACGTGTTCAGCCGGTTCCGGTTCCCGTTCGACAACGCGGTGTTCGTGTTTGTGCTGTTCACGCGGCTGTTCCCGCCCATCGGGCTGGTGACGCCGTACTACCGGATCATGACGACGTTCGGGCTGTTGAACACGAAGACGGGCATCGTCATCGCGAACGTCTACCTCTGGCTCCCGCTCGTCATCTACATCATGCGGAACTTCTTCATCACCATCCCCCAGTCCCTCGACGAGGCGGCCAGGGTCGACGGCTGCACGAAGATCCAGGCGTTCTGGCACGTCGTGTTCCCCGTCGTCCTGCCCGGCTTCGCCGCGGGGACCATCCTCACCTTCCTCTACTCCTGGCGGGAGTTCCTGTTCGCGTTCACCGTCAGCACCGACCTCACCTCGATGACCATCCCGGTGGCGACGTTCCTGTTCGTCGGGGACGCGGGCATCGACTGGGCGGCGATGGCCGCCGCCTCCATCGTCTCCGTCATCCCGTCGGCGCTGGTGGTGGTCTTCTTCCAGCGGTACATCGTCGTCGGCATGACGGGAGGGATGAAGGGATGACCGGGCCCCACTCGCCCCCGGCGACGCGGATCACCCGTGCGAACGGGACTCCGGAAGCACCGGCCGCACGACCGACCACGGAGACCATCGACCAATGAGCGACACAGCAGGACCCAAAGCGGACGAGCGGACGACGCAACGGACGGATCGCGACGTCAGCGTCGAACTCAGGGACGTCACCAAGACGTTCACCGAGGAGGACGGTTCGACCGTCGTCGCGGTCGAGGACCTGGACCTGACGATCTACGACGGGGAGTTCGTCGTGATCGTCGGGCCCTCGGGCTGCGGGAAGACGACGACCCTGCGGATGATCGCGGGGCTGGAGGAGCCGACGGGAGGGGACATCGTCATCGAGGGGCGCGACGTGAAGGGGCTCGACCCCCGCGAGCGCGACATCGCAATGGTGTTCCAGAACTACGCGCTGTACCCGCACAAGACGGTCCACGACAACATCGCGTTCCCGCTCCAGATCCGGAAGTACCCGGACGAGGAGGTCGAACAGCGCGTTCAGGAGGTCGCCGAGTCGCTCGACATCCCCGGCCTGCTCGACCGCCGCCCGTCGGATCTCTCGGGCGGGCAACAGCAGCGCGTCGCGCTCGGGCGCGCCATCGTGCGCGACCCCGCCGTGTTCCTGTTCGACGAGCCGCTGTCGAACCTCGACGCGAAGCTCCGCATCGAGATGCGGACCGAACTGAACAAGCTCCACGACCGCGTCGGGAAGACCTCGGTGTACGTCACCCACGACCAGGTCGAGGCGATGACGCTCTCGGACCGCGTCGTCGTGCTCGACGACGGGCAGCTCCAGCAGTTCGCGCCGCCCCAGGAGCTGTACAACGCGCCGGCCAACAAGTTCGTCGCGGGCTTCATCGGCGAGCCGCCGATGAACTTCTTCACCGCCCGCGTCGAGGAGCGCGGCGGGGAGTGGTGGGTCGTCTCCGACGCGTTCGACCTCCGCCTGCCCGACGAGCACGACGCGAAGCTCCGCGAGTGGACCGGCGACCTCGGGAACGCCGAGTTCGGCGTCCGACCCGAACACCTGTTCGACGTCGCGGTCCAGGGCGACCCCGGCGAGGGAGCGACGTTCGACGTGCTGGTGAAGGTGATCGAGCCGATGGGGCCGCACATGGACGTGACGGTCGCGCCGGTCGACCGCCCCGACGACGAGGACGCCGAGTTCACGGCGCGCGTCTCGAACGAGAGCGACGTGTCCATCGGGGGCAGGGTCACCCTCGGCGTCGAACTCGACAAGGCGCACCTGTTCGACGGCCGGACCGGCGAGAACGTCCTCCGGTAGCGGTCCCGCTCCTCGCGGCGGCGGTACTCGACCGGTTCGACCGCCTCGGCCGGTCCGACCTACCCGACCGATCCGGCCTACCCGAGCGGCTCGAAGCGGGGCTCGCCGTCCGCGAACGAGAGTTCCTCCCGGCCCTCGACGGTGACGCCGGCGGGCGGGTCGCGCGCGAGCGCCTCGGAGACGCGGAACGACGACAGCGACGCCGTGTCGCGAATCCAGGCGACGCGGACGTCCGCCGGGTCGTAGGTGCCGATCGTGGAGAGCGCCGCCGTGACCGCGTGCTCGTCGTCGGGGAGGACGACCGGGAGCTTCGCCTTGCTGAGCGACCCGCTCGTGAGCGCGTTCGTGTACACCTGGTCGAGGTCGAGTTCCTCGGCGACCGCGCGGGTCGTCACGTCCGCGAGGCCGATGCCGTTGCCGTTGCCGTGGGTCGCCTCGGTGAGCCCCCGGACGACGATGCGCTTGATGGCGGGGTGCTCGGGGTCGTCCGCGTTCAGCACGCTGTACCGGCCGACGACGTTGGTGTCCATCCCCGCGCCGGAGACGTCCTTTCCGATCTCGTCGACGACGAGCACGTCGAGTTCGTCGAACGGGAGCGTCGGCATGTACTCGTCGGCCAGTTCCAGCAGCGGCTCCTCCGCGTCGGGGAGCGCCGACGCGGGGACGCCCTCGACGCGGGCGGTCCGGTCGTGGAAGTTCTCCACGATGGCGAGGCCCCCGAGCAGCGGCGCCTCCGCGCGAACCACGTCGAGCGCGGCCGCGAGGACGCGGACGTATCCCTTCACGAGCGCGTGCTCGTGGGCCGCCTTCGCGCCGGGCTGTTTGCCCAGCCCGATGGTCGCCATCTTCGTCAGCCCGCTCTCGAACCGGCCCGTGAAGTTGGTGTGGGCCTTCACGCGGTTGATCACGAGGGCGCCGTCGGCCTCGAGCGCGGCCGTCGAGAACGGGACCGGGGCGCCGACGGCCGACTCGCCGAGGGTGGTCGTGTCCATCCGCGCGTCGACGGGGCAGCCGAGCGCCTCCTCGGTGAGGCCGATGCCGGCGAGGGTCCGTCGCTGTCCCTCGGCGGTCGCGCCCCCGTGGCTCCCCATCGCTGGGACGACGAACGGCTCGAAGCCGCGCCGTTCCAGTTCGTCGATCACCGCCCGCGCGATTGGGACGACGTCGTGGATGCCGCGGCTCCCCAGCCCGACGGCGACGCTCGCTCCCCCGGGGAGGTCGCCGAGCGGGAGTTCGGCGAGTTCACCCCGAGCCGCCGCCTCCACGTCCGCCAGTTCCGGCGTCTCCGGCTCGTACCGGACCGACGCGAACCGGGGGAGCGCCGGCGGATGGAGCATCGCGTCGACGACGCTTGCGTCCGGGAATCGCATGTGAGGTAGTGTGACGGGCGGCGGGTAAACGGTGTCGGAAGTGGTTCGTGCTACCATGTGGCATAGAGATTTGCCGGTTCGAACCGAACCGTCCCGCATGGAAATCGCCGAGGTCGAGAGTTTCGCCGTGTCCATCCCGCTGGACGAGCCGGTCTCGTTCGCGACGCGGACCGTCGAGGAGCGCGACCACGCCATCACGTACGTCCGAACCGCCGACGGGATCGAGGGGCTCGGCTACACGCTCGGGTACGGCGGGGCGGGGCTCGTCGCCGACGCCGTGACGGACGTGCTCGCGCCGATGGTCGAGGGCGAGGACCCGCGCGACACCGAGCGCCTCTGGCGCGAAATGTTCGACGGCACCGTCCAGATCGGCCGGAAGGGCGCCATACTGCGGGCCATCGCCGTCGTGGACATCGCGCTCTGGGACCTCGCGGGGAAGCTCCTCGACGTGCCGACCTACCAGCTCCTCGGCGGGAAGTACCGCGAC belongs to Halorarum halophilum and includes:
- a CDS encoding DUF7344 domain-containing protein, whose product is MSEAPPEVPCESSTNQGCLERSRSDAELLAAAAVPRRRAVLATLRDHGEFAMSDLATHVVAREEGVATDEVTDARRNRALTGLHHQHVPALADTGLVVYQHDEEEPRVGPAVWLADDPTFDAIESAFATGRTDEVVDTLLADSARELVVSILREHEGAFALDDLASAVAAVGRTAGSPPPERAVTSAVASLHHVHLPKLDDVGIVEYDAAERTVEFESVPEIYDLVVEGTSNVAVSDPSE
- a CDS encoding GNAT family N-acetyltransferase — protein: MTASVEERNDYDVRSYRPDDRDGFLSLYERVWGRTKGADWFEWRFEENPYATDVEMVVAERDGDLVGAEPLLPLPLQFGDRDLFAYQPVDWIVDPDHRRRGLFTRMTERLIDRYSARADLLFNFPSEMLLPGLRKFDWRVVGPFPQAYRMQNPSAVVTQKKETSDLPGSTVVAGVTEPLLHGWLRVRDRLRGSVDDFTVERHESVPVAELATLTADARPDRISVPRDRAFYEWRFDNPRWETTTYLARRDGDPVAAVVAATEHLDGYTCTQLLDVQPMREGERESDAIAALLADLVRDYRDVDLLKASSSVHEEVLRARGFLRDDAFPLSRVATRTTQVVRPLAADGDPKWHVDGRDLTDPDAWRLALADLDVE
- a CDS encoding SDR family oxidoreductase: MDFDIGGNAALVTASSSGLGKASALALAREGANVVMNGRDEERLEAAVEDVAAEATDGATVVGQPADLTDEAEVAALVERTVDEFGGLDHLVTSAGGPPAGPFLETTDEDWYEAYDLLVMSVVRLVREAADPLRADGGGTIVNITSRSVKEAIDNLVLSNSVRMSVVGLEKTLSTELAPEVRSNAVLPGSHETSRIENLMEDAVERGDYDSYDEALAARGEEVPLGRIGDPIELGNVVAFLSSPKSGFVNGVAIPIDGGSGASNL
- a CDS encoding cupin domain-containing protein translates to MKPVDFDEAETYEPDEGWQRRALAGSDQFSFEWFEKPPGHSSPMHDHGNEQVCMVLRGELTIHTEDDSVTLGQYDSVLLESSEPHRVENTGDELAVGLDVFAPGRSFDFWTDREDDAGDEEEAGEADDGEREAGE
- a CDS encoding fumarylacetoacetate hydrolase family protein; translation: MQYLARSADGRPLVGDEEGFVPLQAAYPDASSVRDVLPRAPGGLRDLDDVPAGRMPRENLSFGPFVGEPGKLFGIGLNYADHAADLSEDPPEEPASFFKPSSAVTGPGGPIRLPPESQSERVTAEAELAVVIGRTCRNVSVDEADEVIAGFAPIIDMTAEDVLERNPRFLTRAKSYDTFLVLGPHLAVPGPGMDLEDVEVRTVVDDAVESRNVVANMHFSPRELVAFHSNVMTLEPGDVVSTGTPGAHPIDPGDRVRAEVDEVGTVAADVVR
- a CDS encoding ABC transporter substrate-binding protein — its product is MSDHGTNRRAFLVTAGATGLAATAGCMGFGGDGGGGGGGGSEDFLSTAEGLGLANNWQQRRIGAADSWPIEARRQVPDRQSATTWTDSEAFQSAVENDVWTPPEGWQDTAAGDVDTLQILNHGAANMEFDPATLAAHEMFTEKTGIELDVIEIGVDQANTREQQFLSSEEPSPHAFNVDGILVPVFVEQGYLEATDVLYPEGGYEPYIPALQSLVQWDLDPQYEGTHTFGYPNIGEASMGHLRTDLVEEQGIDPSRFQGEWSWDLLEELGEAFKGTDLNAFAYYAGTSTYLAYSFRELLFQQGGRMVQDDGTVVMNSPEAVRVIQKMKEWRDAGYVPSDVISYGEGDIVDLMASGQLAYTTAFSDFIPRLLQEYEAGSQYQVVVPPAANAGPSPTQAGLVAPNTTSINRFSDTGHKLASMLYGDLKLSYFTQWLEFTYEGNISYMDQVYTDSAENDFVTFGEVMGNAIENGVLELFPQMASVFQQMLSPAQRAIQGEMSPQEAMDQVQSFVDSEVNN
- a CDS encoding carbohydrate ABC transporter permease, giving the protein MATEEFEGEVGPHGGGLTGTISDWVNDHIRTVLLGPSLVALFLVFIYPAVMLLWLSLQNTRGFGETFEPAYNYGRIFGDPTFWNAVENTLVYSFGSLVVSVGAGLIVALALNKLVNQRLRDAYSTLILISWAVPLSIVGVTWQWMFNGELGVVNKVLIDLGVLDAGYSWLSNSVSAMIVVILADSWSRIPFATIVLLAGLQSIPQDMYDAAKTDGATTWQTFRHVTLPYLRPSFFVAGLITWMFAFRAFAIPFSTTGGGPGGATETLAIYIHRFGIQLLDYGFASAVSVFLVAVTLLVATGYVYFILARMQEIEV
- a CDS encoding carbohydrate ABC transporter permease codes for the protein MAGADFTVEKYRRRQRMWDAVESRYVVHLVLFAAVFFTISPLVWQLITSFKTSQGVLALTYLPLDPTIAAYERALIDRGFWRAVVNSVIIASVSTAIVMVLGTPAGYVFSRFRFPFDNAVFVFVLFTRLFPPIGLVTPYYRIMTTFGLLNTKTGIVIANVYLWLPLVIYIMRNFFITIPQSLDEAARVDGCTKIQAFWHVVFPVVLPGFAAGTILTFLYSWREFLFAFTVSTDLTSMTIPVATFLFVGDAGIDWAAMAAASIVSVIPSALVVVFFQRYIVVGMTGGMKG
- a CDS encoding ABC transporter ATP-binding protein codes for the protein MSDTAGPKADERTTQRTDRDVSVELRDVTKTFTEEDGSTVVAVEDLDLTIYDGEFVVIVGPSGCGKTTTLRMIAGLEEPTGGDIVIEGRDVKGLDPRERDIAMVFQNYALYPHKTVHDNIAFPLQIRKYPDEEVEQRVQEVAESLDIPGLLDRRPSDLSGGQQQRVALGRAIVRDPAVFLFDEPLSNLDAKLRIEMRTELNKLHDRVGKTSVYVTHDQVEAMTLSDRVVVLDDGQLQQFAPPQELYNAPANKFVAGFIGEPPMNFFTARVEERGGEWWVVSDAFDLRLPDEHDAKLREWTGDLGNAEFGVRPEHLFDVAVQGDPGEGATFDVLVKVIEPMGPHMDVTVAPVDRPDDEDAEFTARVSNESDVSIGGRVTLGVELDKAHLFDGRTGENVLR
- a CDS encoding lactate racemase domain-containing protein; translated protein: MRFPDASVVDAMLHPPALPRFASVRYEPETPELADVEAAARGELAELPLGDLPGGASVAVGLGSRGIHDVVPIARAVIDELERRGFEPFVVPAMGSHGGATAEGQRRTLAGIGLTEEALGCPVDARMDTTTLGESAVGAPVPFSTAALEADGALVINRVKAHTNFTGRFESGLTKMATIGLGKQPGAKAAHEHALVKGYVRVLAAALDVVRAEAPLLGGLAIVENFHDRTARVEGVPASALPDAEEPLLELADEYMPTLPFDELDVLVVDEIGKDVSGAGMDTNVVGRYSVLNADDPEHPAIKRIVVRGLTEATHGNGNGIGLADVTTRAVAEELDLDQVYTNALTSGSLSKAKLPVVLPDDEHAVTAALSTIGTYDPADVRVAWIRDTASLSSFRVSEALARDPPAGVTVEGREELSFADGEPRFEPLG